In Tachysurus vachellii isolate PV-2020 chromosome 1, HZAU_Pvac_v1, whole genome shotgun sequence, a genomic segment contains:
- the pex6 gene encoding peroxisomal ATPase PEX6 — protein MAAPMKFVCLDQFPPDLHPLQAVVHKLQLIRMFSNCTETSCALLLSIQETQPFTKSTVLVCAHISAEELPDCTVHSNSSTLAVYVSKTFLSHYSFQEEKSGVARILQLLPLGKIVIGARTKQSFRWASSEEFSSFLLVLASCPGQTLLVSRGDTLVLPHHPLLGDNATLVRQYLSDLVVLDCTPLRQGMITVNTTVVVSDCRDILHSHGVLDSADSSVNNRPSSVSLFVSDFAHYANSLGPGSSLLSNRVLISSRFTEVLQALECRLDVKVTCDHAKLCRLATSGIKIGKNAELDMDSSIFVSKNLLLKLGLFNGEWVMAALGKVKRCSGAEGAQSPPDSESGTKPVTKAKGDSQLAKIVAFIKSSDVDVSDNAGFISPVLWFNLSSGEAAPVGSKSLKIKRWNQASLPTGTKLSASVCCSASPPYAKELHIEAVISPDYDIHRPFDNVLFKHFSTPRLVKQGNIVGTPTHGHPDFVKSISDGITRWPVLYFKVKQVSGFSEDEVDVGSYLADTEHTSLYMRGFINSPAPSSISEAGSLFWTSLVPPGLSGIVEKLVSIIQPHVTESLRQACSVLLMGPDGCGKVTAVKAACRRLHLHLLKVDCVTLCGDTAAACESKMKAAFQRAELHHPCVLLLRNLHLLGQRQDRTEPDSRVASAVCQLISDARSGVIVVGCVHDQRDLSSDVMPAFVHQVVMESPTEEQRKAMLASLSQELPLGKDVSLAKIAKQTAGFILGDFCALLTGAGKAAHQRLLKTYYPHGASVQEEEDLCVFGVTITGADFTTALEALQEAHSQAIGAPKIPSVKWQDVGGLQQVKKEILDTIQLPLEHPELLSVGLRRSGLLLYGPPGTGKTLLAKAVATECSMTFLSVKGPELINMYVGQSEENIREVFCKARSAAPCIIFFDELDSLAPNRGRSGDSGGVMDRVVSQLLAELDGLHSSTDVFVIGATNRPDLLDQSLLRPGRFDKLAYVGLNKDKESQLQVLKAILRKFKVDPGVSLSDIVERCPLQLTGADLYALCSDAMMSAIKRKILHVTEGLESEDAPLLLCAEDFSQALDILQPSVTEEELHKYKLLQQKLTAK, from the exons ATGGCGGCGCCCATGAAGTTCGTCTGCCTGGATCAGTTTCCTCCCGATTTGCACCCTTTGCAAGCAGTCGTCCATAAGTTACAGTTAATTCGGATGTTTTCGAACTGCACTGAAACCTCATGCGCGCTGTTATTATCCATTCAGGAAACTCAGCCGTTCACAAAGTCGACAGTTTTAGTGTGCGCGCACATCTCAGCCGAGGAGCTTCCTGACTGCACGGTCCATAGTAACAGCAGCACTCTGGCAGTTTATGTGTCTAAAACTTTCCTAAGTCACTACAGTTTTCAGGAGGAAAAGTCAGGAGTCGCGCGTATTCTACAGCTTTTGCCTTTGGGTAAGATAGTTATTGGTGCTCGCACGAAGCAGAGCTTCAGATGGGCATCTTCTGAAGAATTCTCCAGTTTCCTGCTAGTTTTGGCTTCGTGTCCTGGACAAACTCTTTTAGTGAGCAGAGGTGACACACTGGTTCTACCACACCATCCTCTGCTTGGTGATAATGCGACTCTGGTGCGTCAATATCTGTCTGATTTGGTCGTGCTGGACTGCACACCTCTTAGGCAGGGTATGATCACTGTGAACACTACTGTTGTAGTCTCTGATTGCAGGGACATTTTGCATAGCCATGGTGTTTTGGACTCTGCTGACAGTAGCGTAAACAACAGACCGTCCAGTGTGTCCTTGTTTGTTTCTGATTTTGCTCATTATGCGAACAGTCTTGGCCCTGGGAGCTCCTTACTGAGCAATCGAGTTTTGATCAGTTCTCGGTTCACAGAGGTTCTTCAAGCTCTCGAGTGCAGGCTGGATGTGAAGGTCACATGTGACCATGCCAAGCTTTGCAGGTTGGCAACATCTGGAATTAAAATAGGAAAGAATGCAGAGTTGGACATGGACAGCTCTATTTTTGTGAGCAAAAACCTGTTGTTAAAGTTAGGGTTGTTTAATGGTGAGTGGGTCATGGCTGCTTTGGGAAAAGTAAAAAGATGTTCTGGAGCTGAAGGGGCACAAAGTCCTCCAGACAGTGAAAGTGGCACAAAGCCTGTGACTAAGGCGAAAGGAGATAGTCAGCTGGCTAAAATTGTGGCTTTTATTAAGTCCTCAGACGTGGATGTTAGTGATAATGCAGGTTTCATTTCACCTGTTCTGTGGTTTAATTTGTCCAGTGGAGAAGCTGCACCTGTTGGAAGTAAAAGTCTCAAAATAAAG aggtGGAACCAGGCATCATTACCGACGGGAACCAAACTCTCTGCAAGTGTATGTTGTTCTGCTTCGCCTCCATATGCCAAAGAACTACACATTGAAGCAGTTATATCTCCAGATTATGACATCCACAGACCCTTTGATAATGTTCTCTTTAAGCATTTTAGCACACCAAG acttgtCAAGCAGGGAAATATAGTGGGTACTCCAACACATGGTCATCCTGATTTTGTGAAAAGCATCTCTGATGGTATCACAAG ATGGCCAGTCTTGTATTTTAAAGTAAAGCAGGTGTCCGGCTTTTCTGAGGATGAGGTGGATGTTGGATCGTATCTTGCTGATACAGAACACACCTCTCTGTATATG AGAGGTTTTATCAATAGTCCGGCACCGTCCTCCATTTCAGAGGCAGGTTCGTTGTTCTGGACGAGTCTTGTGCCTCCAGGACTCTCTGGCATTGTTGAGAAATTGGTCTCCATTATCCAGCCGCACGTTACGGAAAG TTTGAGGCAAGCCTGCTCTGTCCTTCTCATGGGTCCAGATGGTTGCGGTAAGGTCACCGCAGTCAAGGCGGCTTGTCGGAGGCTTCATCTTCACCTGCTAAAG GTGGACTGTGTGACCCTGTGCGGAGACACTGCAGCTGCCTGCGAGTCCAAGATGAAGGCGGCGTTCCAAAGAGCCGAGCTCCATCACCCCTGTGTGCTTCTGCTGAGGAACCTACACTTACTAGGCCAACGGCAAGACCGCACCGAACCCGATTCCAGAGTAGCCTCGGCAGTCTGCCAGCTCATATCTGATGCTCGCTCAGG TGTAATCGTGGTTGGCTGTGTGCATGACCAGCGGGATTTGTCCTCAGATGTGATGCCAGCCTTTGTGCACCAGGTGGTGATGGAGAGTCCCACAGAGGAGCAGAGGAAAGCCATGCTTGCCAGCCTCAGTCAAGAGCTCCCTCTAGGGAAAGATGTCAGTCTGGCCAAGATTGCTAAACAGACAGCG GGTTTCATTTTGGGAGATTTCTGCGCACTTCTCACCGGTGCTGGGAAAGCAGCTCATCAGCGTTTACTGAAGACTta TTATCCACATGGAGCCAGTGTTCAGGAAGAGgaggacctgtgtgtgtttggtgtgacTATTACAGGAGCTGACTTCACCACAGCACTGGAGGCTCTGCAAGAGGCTCACTCCCAGGCAATCGGTGCACCAAAG ATCCCGTCAGTGAAGTGGCAGGATGTGGGCGGTCTTCAGCAGGTCAAGAAGGAGATCCTGGACACCATCCAGCTCCCTCTGGAGCATCCAGAGCTGCTCTCAGTTGGCCTGAGACGCTCTGGCCTGCTGCTCTACGGACCTCCAGGCACCGGCAAGACGCTATTGGCGAAAGCTGTGGCCACCGAGTGCTCCATGACCTTCCTCAG TGTCAAAGGTCCAGAGCTCATTAACATGTATGTTGGTCAGAGCGAGGAAAACATCAGAGAGG TGTTTTGCAAAGCTAGGAGTGCAGCTCCTTGTATCATCTTCTTCGATGAGTTAGACTCATTGGCTCCTAACCGAGGTCGCAGCGGAGACTCGGGAGGGGTGATGGACAG GGTCGTGTCACAGCTCTTAGCTGAGCTCGATGGCCTGCATTCATCTACAGACGTCTTCGTGATCGGCGCAACCAACCGGCCAGACTTACTGGACCAGTCGTTGCTCAGGCCTGGCAG ATTTGATAAATTGGCATATGTTGGCCTTAATAAAGACAAGGAATCACAGCTGCAAGTGCTCAAGGCTATATTACGAAA GTTTAAGGTGGACCCGGGTGTTAGCCTGTCAGATATAGTGGAGCGCTGTCCACTTCAACTGACTGGAGCCGATCTATACGCTCTCTGCTCTGACGCCATGATGTCTGCTATTAAGAGGAAGATTTTGCACGTCACTGAAG GTCTGGAGTCAGAGGACGCTCCTCTCTTGCTGTGTGCCGAGGACTTCAGCCAGGCCCTGGACATCCTGCAGCCATCTGTGACCGAGGAGGAGTTGCACAAGTACAAGCTCCTCCAGCAGAAACTCACTGCaaagtaa